In Actinoplanes sp. NBC_00393, a single genomic region encodes these proteins:
- a CDS encoding class I SAM-dependent methyltransferase, producing the protein MTRTSLAPFVASRADAYDGLRLVRLPFLPEIRLHLADDAIVLGARLEAQIGPGLNPFWTNAWAGGQALARYVLDHPGLVAGRRVLDVACGGGVAAIAAAKAGAAVSIANDIDPLALTAAAMNAAANDVVVDTVEGDLLSGDGGDADVILVGDGLYDPALADRVVGFLRRAAARHAHILVGDPGRGHLPDRWLTVLTRYRVQGLGAAEDSELTEVSVLGTTPTPGRATVPALQF; encoded by the coding sequence TTGACCCGTACCTCGCTTGCGCCGTTCGTCGCTTCCCGCGCCGACGCCTATGACGGATTGCGCCTCGTCCGTCTCCCGTTCCTGCCCGAGATCCGCCTGCACCTCGCGGACGACGCGATCGTCCTGGGTGCCCGGCTGGAGGCGCAGATCGGGCCGGGGCTCAACCCGTTCTGGACGAATGCGTGGGCCGGCGGCCAGGCGCTCGCCCGGTACGTCCTGGATCACCCGGGGCTGGTGGCGGGCCGGCGGGTGCTCGACGTGGCCTGCGGGGGCGGGGTGGCCGCGATCGCCGCCGCCAAGGCCGGCGCAGCCGTGTCGATCGCGAACGACATCGATCCGCTCGCGTTGACCGCCGCCGCGATGAACGCGGCCGCCAACGACGTGGTGGTGGACACCGTCGAGGGCGACCTGCTCTCCGGGGACGGCGGCGACGCCGACGTCATCCTTGTGGGTGATGGCCTCTACGACCCGGCCCTGGCCGACCGGGTGGTGGGTTTCCTGCGCCGGGCGGCCGCCCGGCACGCGCACATCCTGGTCGGCGACCCGGGCCGCGGCCACCTGCCCGACCGGTGGCTGACCGTGCTGACCCGCTACCGGGTGCAGGGTCTGGGCGCGGCCGAGGACTCGGAGCTCACCGAGGTGTCCGTGCTCGGCACGACGCCGACGCCCGGCCGTGCTACGGTTCCGGCATTGCAGTTTTGA
- a CDS encoding cold-shock protein has product MATGTVKWFNGEKGFGFITQDDGGPDVFAHFSAIASSGYRSLDENQRVEFEVAQGAKGLQAQNIRPL; this is encoded by the coding sequence ATGGCAACCGGTACCGTCAAGTGGTTCAACGGCGAAAAGGGCTTCGGATTCATCACCCAGGATGACGGCGGACCCGACGTGTTCGCCCACTTCTCGGCCATCGCCTCCTCCGGTTACCGCAGCCTCGACGAGAACCAGCGCGTCGAGTTCGAGGTCGCGCAGGGCGCCAAGGGTCTGCAGGCCCAGAACATCCGTCCCCTCTGA
- a CDS encoding DoxX family protein, whose product MGIVGVIGQVLLGAALAFAGTGHLTFAREEFQAQVPSWVPLDADFVVLASGVVEICLGLALLTVWKQPARGIVGAVVAAFFVAVFPGNIAQFAEHKDGFGLDTDTKRAVRLLFQPLLVVWALATTDAIRALRSLRKT is encoded by the coding sequence ATGGGCATCGTGGGTGTGATCGGGCAGGTCCTTCTCGGGGCGGCGCTGGCGTTCGCCGGCACCGGCCATCTCACCTTCGCCCGCGAGGAGTTCCAGGCGCAGGTGCCGTCCTGGGTGCCGCTGGACGCCGACTTCGTGGTGCTGGCCTCCGGCGTGGTGGAGATCTGCCTCGGCCTGGCCCTGCTCACGGTGTGGAAGCAGCCGGCCCGCGGCATCGTCGGGGCGGTCGTGGCCGCGTTCTTCGTCGCGGTCTTCCCCGGCAACATCGCCCAGTTCGCCGAGCACAAGGACGGCTTCGGCCTGGACACCGACACGAAACGAGCGGTCCGTCTGCTCTTCCAGCCGCTGCTGGTGGTGTGGGCGCTGGCCACCACCGACGCGATCCGGGCGCTGCGCTCGCTGCGGAAAACCTGA